The Pseudomonas sp. R4-35-07 nucleotide sequence GCCACAACAAATTTGGAAAGTCCCTGAATTTCAGTGATGTCCGATGTGGACTCTGTCCATACTTTATAAATTTGATCAGCTTGTGAGTCCCGAAAGTGTCGCCATCCATGAACCAGACTTTGTTTGCCAATTTTAACAGAGAGAAAAGTATCATTCAGTTCCGATGGAAGCTCATAAACTACTTCCCTTTCTTTATACTCATGCGGCGTACCACTGAAATTTTTTTGTTGATAAAATGTGGCGCCGATTGAGCTATTTTTTTGATCCTTCATATAACGCTCCTTTTTGAGTAAATCTTCCAGATATTAACCTAGCAGGGAATTGGATAAAGCGCAAGAAAAGGCACTGGAAGAAGAGTGCTTTACCCAGGAAGTGGAAAACGGTTGCCATATCGAAGTCAGGGCCCGGGAGCGCGAAGACGCCGATATCGAAGTGTTGGTCAGCGTCTATACCGCGACGGGGCAATGCGTGGTCGAACGCACAAGGCAACTGCCCGGCGCCGAATGGACCGTGCACGACGGGCTCAAACGCGGCATCGATCAGGCGGAACGGATTGCCGGCGGGGAATCGGGACGCTTGCCCTGCGCTGACGCGCATTTGCACGACGACGATTGACGGAGGCGCTGCGCTGGTCTCCCAGCGGAAAACGGAACTTTGGCGGCGCGGGCATTTCCCATTGTAGATAGCCCTGCGTCAGCCGGCCCGCGCCGGATGATCGCTCATTGCAACCCACGCCAGAGCCGCCCATGCCCGTATCCAGCCTGACCCAAGGCGCACCCTCCAAACCGTCCTTGCGCCGCGCCGTGACGGGGCCGATGTTGTTTCTGTTCATCCTCGGCGATGTGCTCGGCGCCGGTGTGTATGCACTGGCCGGCACCATCGCCGGCGAGGTGGGTGGGGCGATCTGGGTGCCGTTGCTGGTGGCGTTGTTTTTTGCCATGCTCACGGCAGGCTCGTACGCGGAACTGGTGACCAAGTACCCCCATGCTGGCGCCGCTTCGGTGTTCGCCGAGAGGGCATTCAAGTCACCGCTGATTTCATTCCTGGTCGGCTTCAGCATGCTTGCGGCCGCCGTCACCAGCGCAGCGGGGCTGTCCCTGGCGTTTGCCGGCGACTACCTGGCGGCGTTCATCGAGGTGTCACCGCACCTGGCCGCGCTGATATTCCTGGCAGTGATAGCGCTTCTGAATGCGCGCGGTATCAAGGAGTCGCTGGGCGCCAACATGGTCATGACCTGCGTCGAACTGTCCGGGCTGCTGTTGGTGGTGGTGGCCGCGGCCTGGTGCATACAGTCCGGCGAAGCCAACCTCGGCCGCGCGCTGGAGTTCAAGGCCGGAGTCAACCCGATGCTTGCCGTACTGGGCGCGGCATTGCTGGCGTTCTATTCGTTCGTCGGTTTTGAAACGTCGGCCAACCTGGCCGAAGAAATACGCGGCGTGCGCAAAGTGTATCCGCGTGCGCTGTTTGCTGCGCTGGTGACGGCGGGCGTCGTATATATGGCGGTCGGTGTCGCCGCTTCGGTGGTGCTGCCGATGGACAAGCTGACGGCCACATCCGCGCCGTTGCTCGAAGTGGTGCGTGCCTCGGGCTTGAGCATCCCGCCCCAGCTCTTCGCCTTCATCGCGCTGGTGGCGGTCGCCAACGGTGCGCTGCTGACCATGGTAATGGCCAGCCGCCTGGCCTATGGCATGGCCCGCATGGGCCTGTTGCCGGAGCCACTTTCGCACGTGCTGCCCAAGCGGCGTACGCCTTGGGTCGCGATCATCGCCAGCACCCTGGTGGCCATCGCCCTGACCTTGACGGGTACCCTCGCGGCGCTGGCCGAGACGGTCGTGCTGTTGCTGCTCTTCGTGTTCCTCAGCACCAACCTGGCGGTGCTGGTACTGCGCCGCGACACCATCACCGAACAGCATTTTCGCGTGCCGACCTGGGTGCCGGTGCTGGCAATTGTTTCGTGCTTGATCCTGCTCAGCCAGCAAAGCCTGGACACCTGGCTGCGCGGTGGCGCGCTGATGCTGCTGGGCATGGCGCTGTACGCATGCAACCGCTTGGCGACACCGGCTGTAGGCCCAGGCTAACCACTCATCTGATCTATATCCCCGGCTGAAAAATCCCTGTAGTGCCCTTAGGGCTTGAACACCGCCAGCAGGCAATTATCGGCCTGGAAGACATCCCTGACGAGGATTGGCTAAAGACCTTTAACGTTAACGTCACTGCGATGTTTCGCATCTGCAAGGCCGCGCTGCCGCACATGGTCCAAGGCAGTTCGATCATCAACACCAGCTCGGTCAATTCCGATGCGCCCAACCCCACGCTGTTGCCGTATGCGGCGACCAAAGGCGCGATCGCCAACTTCACTGCGGGCCTAGCGCAGATGCTCGGCAAGCGCGGTATTCGCGTCAACAGTGTGGCGCCCGGGCCAATCTGGACGCGATTGATCGTATCGACGATGACCGAGGACTCCGTGAAGAGTTTTGGTGGCAATACGCCGCTGGGGCGCCCCGGCCAGCCAGCCGAAGTCTCGCCCATCTATGTGCTGCTGGCGTCGGATGAGGGCAGTTATATCTCCGGTGAACGTTACGGCGTGACAGGTGGCAAGCCTATTCTTTAAATGAAGCGAGGCATTCGATAACGACGACGTAGGCGACTTTCTGGTTGAGCGGCTCAGCCAACGGGGGGGGGCGATGCCGCAGAGGCACTAGCAGCGCTGTTACCGTTGTCCATCACACCATGTACCGTCCGCTTGCTGGTCAGCTTGGATGCTGTCCGCCTGATGGCGATGGACAGGATGAAACGGCACAGCCGGGATCCTGCTTTCTAGGCCTTGATACTCCCAGAAAACAAGTCCAGAATTAAGTCTTTTCCTGCCCAGGAAAGAAAAGAAACCCCTTAGATTTCAATGAGTCGGACGCCAGATACGAGTCTCGTTTCCCGCTCCAAATATCGATCTACAGAGTTCCATGGAATTCTGTAAGTCATTAAAAATAGACGCTTAGGCGTCTTTTTTTGTTCCGCCAAAATCCATCGAAAGCCACGGATATCTGATCTTGAGCGAGGGCTGTGGGCCATTCCGTGCCCCTGTCGACCCAGGCGGTGGAGGTGGTGCGCCAATTATTGAAGAAGGTGCGTCCCGCTCAACGCCACTTGTTGTCCCATCGCAGTAACCTGGGCCAGCGGATCAGTGAAAACACCCTCAATGGCGCCCTGCGTCGGATGGGCTGTATCGATCAACTGACGGGCCACGTATCCGGTGCCACGCTGTCTACCGCGTTGCATGACATTGGCTACCCCAAGCCTTGGATTGACGCCCAGTTGTCCCATGCGGATCCGGACAATCCCTATTCAGAGTTTTCAGCCCAAGTTGCTCTTCGGGTGGAAGGCAAAGCCAGCCAAGAGAAACTTGCGCAGTCCTTTGCGTAGCACACTCTTACGGTCATCATTGAAAAAGACAGCAATATGGTTACTCGCGAGCCGTCGATAAAATTGGCACAACTTGCCATCCGTGCATGCTCTAAAATTTTGGTGCTATGGGGCTGCGTTGCCTTCCAGCGCCCATTCCAAGCTTCCAGTTGGGCTGGGTGGGGTATCCAGCTGGCGACCCAAGCGACTGATCAATAACGCTGTGGAATCGGCATTGCTCAAGATACTGATCACCCTTCGCAGTGGATCAGTGCTAAAAATCTGCCGGGCATCGTCAAGGGTCTGTCCGCCGGTGACCCTTAAAATGTGATGTAGAAGCGAGCCTTCGGGGTCTATCAGGGTCGAGGCTGTTGAGTCGAGGACCTGAAACAACTCATTCGGCGGTGTGTTGCTGGACAGGGGCGCGTTCTGACTCCGCTCCACGAACGCCTTAGCAATTCGGCCTTGTGGCGTGTGGGTATCAATCAGATCTGGATAGGGGTGTACCGACTCTAGATAAGCGATGTCGTGGGTTCCGCTGACATGGTGGGTGAGTTCATGAATGAGGGTGACCGCACGCGCATGGACGTTGACGTAAAACGGTTCTCTCAGCAAGTTGTTGTAATTGAGTGTCGGTTTGAAAAACGCTGCGGTCAGGTAGATGATGTTATGAGTGTCTGGAACCAACGTAAACGCCAACACCTGTTCGGTTCCAGGAGGGGGAGTCATGCGTGACTCCCCCATGACAAAACGGATTGACTGGGCGTTAGTCAATGATGGCTCTGTGAGAGCGTTGTAGATCAGATCAACAGCAAACTGTATGCGTATCAGGTGATCGGTTTCAACCGTCTGGAGTCCGAAGAATTTCTTGATGTGCGTGAGCGAGCGTGTCAGCGCTTGGGGAGCATTGGCCAATAGACGTAAGTTGTCTCTGGCGTTTTTTGCATAGTAGGTGGCCAACGTCAGGGCTTCAGTGATCATCAGCGCTTGTACAGGGTAAAGCGTTCGGATGGCCTGCATGCCGGAGGCCTGGATGTTCATGCTTTGTCGTGCAAAGGGCGATGAGTAGAACCGGTTACTCAGGCGTGATAACGCTCGGCGTGCAGAGCGCAACGGTACCGGGCTGCTGAGCATCCACTGTTCTCGGGTGTTTTTGTACACGTAAGGGCCGATCTCGCGGCCATGACTGATCCGCCACCGTTCACCCTGTTTGGTGACTTGGACGACCTTACCCTCGACGGGAGCGTAATAGTGATTCTGCTCGGATTGGTAGAGTCCAAGGCGGTCAATCTTATTCAGGTCTTGCAGGGCCCTGTCGGTCAATGCATAAGCTTGCAACTCTGTTCGTTCGGGGGCGGTAATATCAAGGGCAGGCCATTTCGCCACAGCTTCGCTTGCGGTGCTTTTGGGGGGAGTGGACAGGATTGTTTCTGGCGAAGAACGGGAAACCTGTTCGCCGGTTTCAGGCATCGATTGGCGCAGCATGGCCAGCTCTGCCACACCACTGATGAAATTATCCATCGCTTCACGCCAATGATGGCCCTGCAAATTCTCGGCAGAAGCCATGAACAGTTTGAAGCTCTGCCAGACGATCCAGGGGTAGGCCAGTTTTCCGGCAAGAAACAGAACCCCTTGGTAAATTGCGCTTTTGAAGATGTCTATTACCCAGTTCCAGTGCGCGTGCGCATTGGTAATAAATTGACAGCCCAATAACATCGTAAGCACTTCAAGATTATCGGTAAACAGGCGGTTGAACAGTGGGCCGGTGATGGGGTTGGAAGTCAAACGCAAAGTGCTTGCTGTATTGGCCGACTGAACGAAAAAGCTAGTCAGCGTCGTTTGGTGTGCGTCCCCAAGCAGCCTGAAAATCCAAGTTTGCAGTTCGCCAGGCCGACTCAGCTCAGTCAGCAGACTCGCTTCGTCCAGGTACTCTTTAAAGTCATGGCTTTGACTGTAGGGGGCATACAGAATATGCGGTCCCTGGCCGGTTGTTGGGCTGATCAGATAGACGCCCGTCACTTTAATCGCAGTACTGGCGGCAGAGGTCAGAAATTCCAGTGGCCGAATAGTAGCGTTGGTATCAATCACGGCGGCACGGGCGATCGCATCCGGCATGTCGAAGACCTGCTGAATAAACCCGAAGGCGGTTTCACTGAGGTTCTTTTGGAGCATTTGCGCATGAGCGTATTGTAAAAGTTGCCAAGGCAGTTGCCTTGCAAATAGTTGCTGGCGTTCTGCTTGTCCTGGAGTTCCGGCGCCCAGCATTGTCTTCAAGTAGGTTTGATAGTCACTACCCAGTGTCAGCGCCTGGAGCTGAATGTTCAGTGTTCTCCCGTCGACCATTGTGGAAAAGAGTTGTGCGCCAGTCGACGTGAAACGTGGGGGAACGATGGCCCTTTGGTCGCGATGGAGCAACGCATAGTTAACTAATGTCACCGTTCGTTGGGCGCCGGCGTTGGAAGTCGTGAACGTTACGTTGATCTGATCAGGGGTCAAGGCGCTTTGAGGGGCGATGCTCCGTAACAGGGTGGAGAGTTTTTTCCGAGTAAAGCTTTGGATGGATTCGATGCCGTGCAGATAATCCTGATTGTCCTGCACATTGTTTCGGTACTGCTCCAGGAGTTCGACGTGGAGCTGTTGGTCTCGCTCAGGGGCCATACCAAGCCATTGAGGCAATGATTGTTGAAAAATCAGGGCTTTGGCAATCGCCATGGCGCGCTTGAGATTGTTCGCCGGTACGCTCTGCGTGATGTGGACTTGCCAAATATTGCGCAGTTGTTGGCTGGACAGTGTTGAACCCAGTATTTGGTTTTGTTCCCATCTCTTTTGATCGGCCCAAGTTTGCTGGTGATGTGCGCCGAGGTTATCTTCAATGAGTTGGAGCGCGCCGAGTGTATAACGATGGCTGGGGAGCTGTAGCGATGGTGCCAGATGCTCTATCAATGCCAAGCGTTCATCAGCGTCAGCCAGGCGTTCAGTCAACTCGGTCTTGGCATGGGCCAATGAGTCGAATGTTTCCAGCCCCAGGGCCGATGTCCACAGGATGGCGCGGCCGGAATACAACACGTCTTGTCCGCCTCGTTCTGTCAGCAAGAAGCAGCCAGTTAATGTCACGGGGGCTGTCAGCTCTTGGCTGTTCAGCGTCAAGGCAAATGCGTCAGGTCTAAAGCCGTTCAGACTGCGGCGCATGTCGCGCTTGTAACTATTCAGAACCTCGAGTATGACCGCCTGGTCAACGGGCAGCAGCGATTGGTTCAGCCCCCTGAGTAGGACTTCCCCCCTCAATCCGCCAGTCAGCGCTGTTTCAAACAGGGTCGAGAGGTCAGGGAAGATATTATGGATGCGCCGCAGATAGTCTGGAAACTGCTTTAAGGCGCTGTCGATCAGTGCGTTAAAGGTTCGTATGTCCAGATTGGAGAGCTTTGTGGCCACACCTGCGGAGATTGCTGTAAATAGCCCGTAATGAGGGGTATTGGGTGCAACCTCCGCCTCTGCACAAAGTCGTTGAAGAAAATACTCCACCATGCTGATGGAAGTCGTCGGTGAGCGCCCCTCAATCTCACTTGGCGGGCCAGGGTACTGGTTTAGAAAAATATTCGAGGCGTGCAGATTACCTCGTTGTGCGTTTGCCATTAGCGAATTGAGCAAGGCTGCGGCGCATTGTTGCAACGTTGGACGGGTTGCGACTTTGCTGTTCACTTCGTTGTCGATACGTTCGAGTTTTTGTAGTTCAGCCTGAGCGGCTGGCAGAACCGAGGGGGGCGGTGACGGGTGCCATGAGGCTGACAATTGAGTGCTCCAGCGACCTTGGGCGTCGAGCTCCAGCAATTGGCGATCAATCATGGCGCGCACATCAAGAAGATTATCGATTGTAGCGTTGATGTCGATTGTGCCCTTGCTTTGGCGGTACAGGTCGAGAGCGAACTCCAGGTTCTGAGCCTGCTTTTCGATGATGCTCTGCGCTAGGCCAGGAAATAGGGCTTCGGTGGTGGGTGCGGTGATGATGGACAATCGGACGAAGTCAATGATGGAGTAGCGTTGTGGTCGAGAGAGGTAGCCCATCCATAGATCCGGCTTTCTCACTGTATTCAACATGTTCAACAAATAAGATTTGAGTCGCGTAAGGTCGTTGAACGTCTGGAAACCCTGGGATTGTGTGTAGAGAAGAATGGCCTGTGGGTTGGAAGTGCTTTCTTGCTGGCTGAACACCAAGGTGCCCGCGAGCTCGACATAGGTCATATCCGAGGACCCCAGCAACGTTTTTTCGATCTTGATGGTAGGCGAGGATGTCATTTTTTCTGTAAGAGGGAGCGCTTGCAGCGCAAGGCGTTGCTGGGGCGACAGATAGTTTTGCTGCTGTTGGTCGAGTAACGCAGCCCGAAATTTGTCGGCCATGGCAATAGCTATCAGGTTCAGCCGTGATAAGCCCGTTTGGCTCTCAGACTTCCAGAATGTGCTGAGTTGTTGGGTGATATGGTATTTCAAGCCGTGGGCAAGTTCTTGTACGGCTCTCTCCCAGTGAAGTTGGTCGTCGGTATGGCTAGCGGTTTGTTCTGTGGAGGTGGGCCATTCTGGATGGCTGTACTGCCTGGTTTCACCCACGGGCCAACTGTTGGCCACAAAATAATCAAGGACAGTCACGCTTAGTGAGCGGCTCGCAATGGGCCGTTTGGTCGATGTCAGCGTGCCGTCCCGAGCCCGTGTGGTTTCGGTGGCGAAGCTGTTTACGCGGGTTTTGCGCTGATCCAGATCTGGAAATCGTATGCGCAATGCTTCGGTTAAATACTGGTCGAGCATTGAAGTAAAACTGGGCAGCATGCCCAGTTCATCGAGCACTTGCTGTGCATTGTCGACCTGATTGTATGCAATGGTACGGTGCAGTGCTTCGAAGACAGCGCCCACGATGGGATGGACGGTGATTGTCAACGCATCATTATTTTTCAGAGTTTGCCGCTGCGCGATGGATAAGTAGCCCGCCAATGCTTCTTGCTGCTCGGAGGGCTTCAACCAGGTACTCAGTTGCGCGAGGACTGTGGCTCGACTCTCAAACTTCTCTAATCCCCGACTAGGCGTGTACAGGAAAACACTGCCATCAGGAGAAGGACTCAACAGACATGCACCTGCGAGCTCAATCGGTGGGGCCCCGAAAGGGGTCACGGCGATAGCTTCGACGTGCATCGGCTGCGGCTGGCCAATACGAGCCGCGTCGTCGGCAAGATAGGCATTGTCAAGCCAGGCCAAGTCCTCCAGCGTAAATTTTCGCGCCCGCTGGCGTTCGGTCAGGTGTTCTCTTGTAGCTAGCGTTTCAGTGAAGAAGTACGGTAAATCGTTGTCGTCCATGGTCATTGGCTCAAAGCAGTAAGGGGCGCGGCTCTTGAACCGTTTCCGTTCGGATGAGCGAGAGATTGTCCACACAACTTTGCGAGCCTGAGCAGTACATATTTAGTCCGAAAACCATAGCGACGGCGTTGACCGGACTGGTCTTCCACCCCCAGATCGGTGATCAGCTTGCCGATGCCGATCATGACCGGGTTTCTGCAAGGTCTTTATCGCCTCGACAATCGGTTGCACGCGCAGCCCAACGGCGGTGCGACAATTCGACAAGCCCGCTCGCCACAATAGCCCTATCTGCCGGGCGTTCAGCGTTCAACCTTGAGCCAAAGTTGTAAAGACACCTATACCTTTGGTGCTCAGGCTCACTTATACAAAATCGCCTGATGAATATTCTCCAACGCCATGATGCGCTGGGCGGCGTTGAGCTTGATGGCTTCCTTGGGCATGCCGAACACCACGCAACTGGCTTCGTCCTGGGCTACCGTGGCGGCGCCGGCTTCGAGCATTTCCTTTAGCCCGCGTGCGCCGTCGTCGCCCATGCCGGTCATGATGATGCCGGTGGCGTTCTTGCCGGCGAATTTGGCTACCGAGCGGAACAGCACGTCCACCGACGGGCGATGGCGGTTGACCAGTGGGCCGTCGATGACCTGGGCGTGATAATAGGCGCCGCTGCGGGTCACCATCAGGTGTTTGCCGCCGGGAGCGATCAGGGCGAGGCCGGGCAGGATGCGGTCGTTGTTGCGCGCCTCGCGCACTTCGATCTGGCACACGCTGTTGAGGCGCTCGGCAAAGGAGGCGGTGAATTTTTCGGGCATGTGCTGCACGATCACCATGCCAGGGCACACCCTCGGTAGAGCAGTCAACACGGCCTCCAAGGCCTGGGTTCCGCCGGTGGAGGTGCCGATGGCGACGATGCGTTCGGTGGTCTGGGCCATGGCGTGGCCGTTGGCGGCGGGCAGGATTGCGTCTGCGCTGAGCTTGCCGGGTGGCGCGAGGGCGGGTGTTGGTTGGACGGTTCGTTTGCCCAGGTTCTTGACGTTGGAGTTCGCCGCCGCGCGGATGGCCGCGACCAGCTCGGCCGCCGATTCGATCAGGAAGTTCTTCAGCCCGGTGGTGGGTTTGGTGATGATTTCCACTGCTCCGGCCGACAATGCCTGCAGGGAGGTTTCGGCGCCTTTCTGGGTCAGCGAGGAACAGATCACCACCGGTGTCGGCCGCTCGCTCATGATTTTGCGCAGGAAGGTGATGCCGTCCATACGCGGCATTTCGACATCCAGCACGATCACGTCTGGCCATTCCCGAGCCAGTTTATCCATGGCGAAAATCGGGTCGGACGCGGCGCCCATCACATGGATGTCCGGCGTGTCGTTGAAGATCGCCAGCAGCACTTGCCGTACTACGGCCGAATCATCGACCAACAGCACGCTGATTTTTTTGGTAGGCATTTTTTTTGAATGTTCCCATTGGTTGGTGCCGGACCCAGACGTTGCCGTTCCACAGGTCGAACACAATAGTGCGATAGCCGGTACTGCCCATGTCCTGAGCGGTCAGGTGTAGGTGATGGCGCTCGGCCAGGGCCAGCGCTGCGCGAATATTTAGGCTGGCCACGTCCTGCGCCGGGAGGGGGCGCGGCTGTTCGGGGAACATCTCGCCGCCGCCGAACAGCTTGACCTGATAGTCCTGGGCCTGCGTGCCGTTGGCATGAGCGTGGCGCAGCAGCAATTCGAGCGCCTCGTCGGCATATTTGCCATCCAGGGGCTGACCTTTGCGCGAGCGCGCCGGCAACATGAAATGGCACATGCCGCCGATCAGCCGTTGCGGATGCCAGAAGGTGATCGCCACACAGGACCCGAGCAAGGTACGCAAGCGTGTCGGCCGCGTCGCAAAACTGACTTGGCCCGGCGCCAGCACCACTTCGACCACATCGGCAGGCTTTTTCATGGCTTGCGATAAATCGATGGCGCGACCAGCTTCAACGTGTCGTTGACGCCGTTGAGGCTTTCGGAGTGGCTGATGATGAAGTAACCGCCGGATTTGAGCAGCGGCAGCAGCCTGGCGACCACCTGGCTTTTGGTCTGCTGGTCGAAATAGATCATCACGTTGCGCAAGAAGATCACATCGAACTCGCCCAGGCCGGGCAGCGGTTCGTTCAGGTTGACCTGGATAAAGTTGACCCGGTTGCGCAGGGCCTTTTCGATCAGGAAAGTCCCGTGCTGGCGCCCTGTTCCCTTGAGGCAATATTTGACCAGCAGCGGCTGGGCCAGGGTGCCGGCGCGCTCCATGGAGTAATGCCCGTTGCGTGCCTTGGCCAGCACCTGGGTGCTGATGTCCGAACCGATGACTTCCCAGGGCGTGGTGCCCAGGTTCTCCGCCAGCGTCATCGCCAGGCTGTAGGGCTCTTCGCCCGAAGAGCTGGCCGCGCTCCACACGCGAAACAGTTTTCCCGGCGGCGCCTTGGGCAGCACCTGCTGGCGCAGGAAGTCGAAGTGCTTGGGCTCGCGGAAAAAGTAGGTCTCGTTGGTGGTCAGCAGGTCCAGCGCAACTTGCAGCTCGCCCTTGCGCTGGTCGCTCATGATCAGCTTGAAGTACTCGCCGTAGCTCTGCAGTTCGTAGTGTTTGAGGCGTTTGAACAGCCGCCCGGCCACCAGGGCTTTCTTGGCGGGCGACAGGTTGATGCCGGCCGCGCGGTACAGCCAGGACTGGAACTGGCCGAATTCACGATCATCGAGTGGGCTGGTGTCTGGCATGATCGAGCCTCAACGCGCGTCGAGGTCGAGAGCCAGCGCCTGGCCAGTCTCGGCCAGGCTGGACATCTCGTCGATGGACAGCACTTTGTCCACCTCAAGCACAATCACGAACTTGCCATCGACCTTGGCCATGCCGCTGATGAAATCCGCGCGGATGCGTGCGCCGAAGTTGGGTGGCGGTTCGATCTGTGTCGCCGGGATTTCCTGCACGGCGGAAACGGTGTCGACCAACAGCCCGATATCCTGCGGCTGGCCGTCTTCGGTGATGGCCTCGATGATGATCACGCACGAACGCCGGGTGATCGACGAGTTCGGCCGGCCAAAGCGCGCCGACAGATCGACCACCGGCACCACGGCGCCGCGCAGGTTGATCACGCCGCGCACGAAGGCGGGCATCATCGGCACCACGGTCAGGCTGCCGTATTCGATAATTTCCTTGATGCCCAGAATGCCGATGGCGAACATCTCGCCACCGAGCATAAAGGTCAGGTATTGCGCATCCTCGCCTGCCGCGACGGCGGTATGGCGGGTAGTCATCACTGCGCCCATGTCATTCTCCCTGTGAGCCCGCATCGATTCTTGCGATCAGAAACGGGTGAATTCCGATTCGTCCGGGGCACTGGCCACGTTATAGGCGAAGGCTTTGCGCGGTGCCTGCTGCTCCGCGCGTGGCGGTTGGCGGTCAGGCTTGCCGGCGCTGTCCACGCCGCGGCCTTGAACCGCGGCCTTGGGGCTGGAGTCCAGCACGAAAAAGCTCATGGCCTGTTGCAGTTGTTCGGCCTGGCTGCTCATTTCTTCGGCGGTGGCGGCCAGTTCCTCGCTGCTCGAGGCATTTTGCTGGGTCACCTGGTTGAGCTGGGTCATTGCGGTGTTGATCTGCGCGACACCGGCGGCCTGTTCCTCGGACGCGGCACTGATTTCCTGCACCAGGTCGGAAGTTTTATTGATGGAGGGCACCATTTCGTCGAGCAACTTGCCGGCTTTCTCGGCCATGTCCACGCTGCTGGAGGACAGTTCGCCGATTTCCTGAGCGGCTACCTGGCTGCGCTCGGCCAGCTTGCGCACCTCGGCGGCCACCACGGCAAACCCCTTGCCGTGCTCGCCGGCCCGGGCGGCCTCGATGGCGGCGTTGAGGGCCAGCAGATTGGTCTGGTAGGCGATGTCATCGATGATGCTGATGCGCTGGGCGATTTTCTTCATCGCCACCACCGTCTGCTGTACCGATTCGCCGCCTTCGGTGGCTTCCTTGGCGGCCTTGCTGGCCATGCCATCGGTGACCTTGGCGTTTTCGGTGTTCTGGTTGATGCTGGCGCTCATCTGTTCGACCGACGCACTGGTTTCCTCGACGCTTGCGGCCTGTTCGCTGGTGGCCTGGCTCATCGATTGCGCGGTGGCGCTGACTTGCTCGGAAGCACTGGCCAGGTTAT carries:
- a CDS encoding APC family permease; its protein translation is MPVSSLTQGAPSKPSLRRAVTGPMLFLFILGDVLGAGVYALAGTIAGEVGGAIWVPLLVALFFAMLTAGSYAELVTKYPHAGAASVFAERAFKSPLISFLVGFSMLAAAVTSAAGLSLAFAGDYLAAFIEVSPHLAALIFLAVIALLNARGIKESLGANMVMTCVELSGLLLVVVAAAWCIQSGEANLGRALEFKAGVNPMLAVLGAALLAFYSFVGFETSANLAEEIRGVRKVYPRALFAALVTAGVVYMAVGVAASVVLPMDKLTATSAPLLEVVRASGLSIPPQLFAFIALVAVANGALLTMVMASRLAYGMARMGLLPEPLSHVLPKRRTPWVAIIASTLVAIALTLTGTLAALAETVVLLLLFVFLSTNLAVLVLRRDTITEQHFRVPTWVPVLAIVSCLILLSQQSLDTWLRGGALMLLGMALYACNRLATPAVGPG
- the cheD gene encoding chemoreceptor glutamine deamidase CheD, with the protein product MKKPADVVEVVLAPGQVSFATRPTRLRTLLGSCVAITFWHPQRLIGGMCHFMLPARSRKGQPLDGKYADEALELLLRHAHANGTQAQDYQVKLFGGGEMFPEQPRPLPAQDVASLNIRAALALAERHHLHLTAQDMGSTGYRTIVFDLWNGNVWVRHQPMGTFKKNAYQKNQRAVGR
- a CDS encoding chemotaxis response regulator protein-glutamate methylesterase, giving the protein MPTKKISVLLVDDSAVVRQVLLAIFNDTPDIHVMGAASDPIFAMDKLAREWPDVIVLDVEMPRMDGITFLRKIMSERPTPVVICSSLTQKGAETSLQALSAGAVEIITKPTTGLKNFLIESAAELVAAIRAAANSNVKNLGKRTVQPTPALAPPGKLSADAILPAANGHAMAQTTERIVAIGTSTGGTQALEAVLTALPRVCPGMVIVQHMPEKFTASFAERLNSVCQIEVREARNNDRILPGLALIAPGGKHLMVTRSGAYYHAQVIDGPLVNRHRPSVDVLFRSVAKFAGKNATGIIMTGMGDDGARGLKEMLEAGAATVAQDEASCVVFGMPKEAIKLNAAQRIMALENIHQAILYK
- a CDS encoding dermonecrotic toxin domain-containing protein, yielding MDDNDLPYFFTETLATREHLTERQRARKFTLEDLAWLDNAYLADDAARIGQPQPMHVEAIAVTPFGAPPIELAGACLLSPSPDGSVFLYTPSRGLEKFESRATVLAQLSTWLKPSEQQEALAGYLSIAQRQTLKNNDALTITVHPIVGAVFEALHRTIAYNQVDNAQQVLDELGMLPSFTSMLDQYLTEALRIRFPDLDQRKTRVNSFATETTRARDGTLTSTKRPIASRSLSVTVLDYFVANSWPVGETRQYSHPEWPTSTEQTASHTDDQLHWERAVQELAHGLKYHITQQLSTFWKSESQTGLSRLNLIAIAMADKFRAALLDQQQQNYLSPQQRLALQALPLTEKMTSSPTIKIEKTLLGSSDMTYVELAGTLVFSQQESTSNPQAILLYTQSQGFQTFNDLTRLKSYLLNMLNTVRKPDLWMGYLSRPQRYSIIDFVRLSIITAPTTEALFPGLAQSIIEKQAQNLEFALDLYRQSKGTIDINATIDNLLDVRAMIDRQLLELDAQGRWSTQLSASWHPSPPPSVLPAAQAELQKLERIDNEVNSKVATRPTLQQCAAALLNSLMANAQRGNLHASNIFLNQYPGPPSEIEGRSPTTSISMVEYFLQRLCAEAEVAPNTPHYGLFTAISAGVATKLSNLDIRTFNALIDSALKQFPDYLRRIHNIFPDLSTLFETALTGGLRGEVLLRGLNQSLLPVDQAVILEVLNSYKRDMRRSLNGFRPDAFALTLNSQELTAPVTLTGCFLLTERGGQDVLYSGRAILWTSALGLETFDSLAHAKTELTERLADADERLALIEHLAPSLQLPSHRYTLGALQLIEDNLGAHHQQTWADQKRWEQNQILGSTLSSQQLRNIWQVHITQSVPANNLKRAMAIAKALIFQQSLPQWLGMAPERDQQLHVELLEQYRNNVQDNQDYLHGIESIQSFTRKKLSTLLRSIAPQSALTPDQINVTFTTSNAGAQRTVTLVNYALLHRDQRAIVPPRFTSTGAQLFSTMVDGRTLNIQLQALTLGSDYQTYLKTMLGAGTPGQAERQQLFARQLPWQLLQYAHAQMLQKNLSETAFGFIQQVFDMPDAIARAAVIDTNATIRPLEFLTSAASTAIKVTGVYLISPTTGQGPHILYAPYSQSHDFKEYLDEASLLTELSRPGELQTWIFRLLGDAHQTTLTSFFVQSANTASTLRLTSNPITGPLFNRLFTDNLEVLTMLLGCQFITNAHAHWNWVIDIFKSAIYQGVLFLAGKLAYPWIVWQSFKLFMASAENLQGHHWREAMDNFISGVAELAMLRQSMPETGEQVSRSSPETILSTPPKSTASEAVAKWPALDITAPERTELQAYALTDRALQDLNKIDRLGLYQSEQNHYYAPVEGKVVQVTKQGERWRISHGREIGPYVYKNTREQWMLSSPVPLRSARRALSRLSNRFYSSPFARQSMNIQASGMQAIRTLYPVQALMITEALTLATYYAKNARDNLRLLANAPQALTRSLTHIKKFFGLQTVETDHLIRIQFAVDLIYNALTEPSLTNAQSIRFVMGESRMTPPPGTEQVLAFTLVPDTHNIIYLTAAFFKPTLNYNNLLREPFYVNVHARAVTLIHELTHHVSGTHDIAYLESVHPYPDLIDTHTPQGRIAKAFVERSQNAPLSSNTPPNELFQVLDSTASTLIDPEGSLLHHILRVTGGQTLDDARQIFSTDPLRRVISILSNADSTALLISRLGRQLDTPPSPTGSLEWALEGNAAP